CTGGTGCAGCCCAAGCACTTCAAGGAAGCCCAGCAGCTGGCCGCCGGCCTGCGCGGCAAGGGCGCCACGCTGGAGCTGCTCACCGGCGACATCGTGGACATGCACCTGGGCCTGTCCGGCCAGGAGTACCAGCGGCTGTGCGCGCGGGTGACGCACATCTTCCATCTGGCCGCCGTCTTCTACATGGGCGTGCCCAAGGAGACCGCCTGGCGCGTCAACGTGGATGGCACGCGCAACATGCTGGAGCTGGCGCGCGACTGCGAGCACCTCGAGCGCTTCAACCACTTCTCCACCTGCCACGTCTCCGGGGACCGGGTGGGCGTCATCGCCGAGGACGAGCTGGACTGCGGGCAGACCTTCCGCAACGTCTACGAGGAGACCAAGTTCCACGCCGAGCAGCGCCTGCAGCGCGCCGCCTCGAGCCTGCCCATCACCATCTTCCGCCCGAGCACCGTGGTGGGCGACTCGCGCACCGGGGAGATCGATCGCTTCGAGGGGCCCTACTACCTGGGCATCCTCCTGGTGACGAGCCCGCTGGTGGCCCCCATGCCCCTGCCGGGCAACGGCGTGGCCCCGCTCAACGTGGTGCCGGTGGACTACGTGGTGCGGGCCGTGTGGGCGCTGGCACATGACGCGCGCGCCGTGGGCCGCACCTTCCACCTCGTGGACCCCAACCCCATGAGCGCCCGCCGCGTCTACGAGCGCATCGCCGAGCAGTCCAACAAGAAGCTGCCGCGCTTCAACCTCTCGGCCCGGGCCGCGGACGTGGTGATGCGCCTGCCCGTGCTGGAGAAGCTCGCCCGCCCCCAGCGCACCGCGCTCGGCTACGTCAACCAC
Above is a window of Cystobacter fuscus DNA encoding:
- a CDS encoding SDR family oxidoreductase, with amino-acid sequence MSDTRKEASGQAPTYFVTGYPGFIGKRLVEHIVREAPQAHVYALVQPKHFKEAQQLAAGLRGKGATLELLTGDIVDMHLGLSGQEYQRLCARVTHIFHLAAVFYMGVPKETAWRVNVDGTRNMLELARDCEHLERFNHFSTCHVSGDRVGVIAEDELDCGQTFRNVYEETKFHAEQRLQRAASSLPITIFRPSTVVGDSRTGEIDRFEGPYYLGILLVTSPLVAPMPLPGNGVAPLNVVPVDYVVRAVWALAHDARAVGRTFHLVDPNPMSARRVYERIAEQSNKKLPRFNLSARAADVVMRLPVLEKLARPQRTALGYVNHLAIYNSHNTLELLDGTHIRCPPLSSYLDQLVAYVREQYRQRREESSEVEDPLDLRPPGSRDAPDADRSGSR